In Miscanthus floridulus cultivar M001 chromosome 5, ASM1932011v1, whole genome shotgun sequence, one genomic interval encodes:
- the LOC136454839 gene encoding uncharacterized protein, whose protein sequence is MATVTRSREEARSVQAQADDRRSTEVGEQLQTADECRSGQSTETGEQLAADARLLVAPAPGPSSAGSGSSLVSRLRMGSAASRAAALEELESTAPALPALSVAAAVSAVAALLDSEASAVVPHLCRALESGAGASTAEYASTALLPLTASWRDVCAAVAACGGWWCSYPPAPAAPRVAQAAAAGVLRNLTAFPNLLPAFHDEGGAVRGGGKVLDTVHFH, encoded by the exons ATGGCGACGGTGACTCGAAGCAGAGAGGAGGCAAGGAGCGTCCAGGCCCAGGCTGACGACAGACGGTCGACGGAGGTGGGTGAGCAGCTGCAGACGGCCGACGAATGCAGGTCCGGCCAGTCGACGGAGACGGGCGAGCAG CTCGCCGCCGACGCGCGCCTCCTCGTCGCGCCCGCGCCGGGCCCCTCCTCCGCCGGCTCTGGTTCCTCCCTCGTCTCCCGGCTCCGCATGGGCTCCGCGGCCTCCCGCGCTGCCGCGCTAGAGGAGCTGGAGAGCACCGCGCCTGCGCTGCCAGCGCTCTCCGTGGCTGCGGCCGTCTCCGcggtggcggcgctgctcgactcc GAGGCCAGCGCCGTGGTGCCGCACCTGTGCCGCGCGCTCGAGTCTGGGGCCGGCGCGTCCACCGCGGAGTATGCGAGCACGGCGCTGCTCCCGCTAACGGCGTCATGGCGGGACGTGTGCGCGGCCGTGGCCGCGTGCGGCGGGTGGTGGTGCTCCTATCCGCCTGCGCCGGCGGCACCCCGGGTGGCGCAGGCTGCGGCGGCCGGGGTGCTCCGCAACCTCACGGCGTTCCCGAACCTCCTCCCAGCGTTCCACGACGAGGGCGGCGCCGTGCGTGGTGGCGGCAAAGTTCTG GATACAGTACATTTCCACTGA
- the LOC136454838 gene encoding F-box/LRR-repeat protein At3g26922-like, producing MEAFFSQPIVWLPACTVTVDGTLFVVTREPNDGEDHISALPDDLRRNIVSPLPIKDIVHTTALSTRWHHVWHSTLLVLYDLHLDPDEPARVAAADRILAGHPGLFHTVHLALCFFDKHEHELDQWWWLLAAGGIQNLALIGLPREMDLLCLPVDIVRCAKPERLYLGCWHFSDTADLPDGTGVFPHLRELTMVNTFFEDRDLDHMLASSPVLKTLVPFFSFDKPKHVCLHGQRLQCVLFWESMAFDLEVVDSPLLKHLIMWDTCPPGPIGDVSLMGLGFLKADTKVSPRTMLPSVKILALKVNLGVFKEVQMLFSFIRCFPNIETLHVESARVDEPTGKHYAEFFRELSPIECV from the exons ATGGAGGCCTTCTTTAGCCAGCCCATCGTTTGGCTACCCGCCTGCACCGTCACCGTGGACGGAACCCTCTTCGTCGTGACCAGGGAGCCCAATGATGGTGAGGACCACATCAGCGCCCTCCCCGACGACCTCCGCCGAAACATCGTCTCTCCCCTCCCCATCAAGGACATCGTGCACACCACCGCACTCTCCACCCGCTGGCACCATGTCTGGCATTCTACACTGCTCGTGCTCTATGATTTGCACCTCGACCCCGATGAGCCGGCGCGCGTTGCTGCAGCCGACCGCATCCTCGCCGGGCACCCAGGTCTATTCCACACCGTCCACCTCGCCTTATGTTTCTTCGATAAACACGAACATGAGCTCGACCAGTGGTGGTGGCTCCTCGCCGCCGGTGGCATCCAGAACCTCGCCCTCATTGGCCTCCCGAGGGAAATGGATCTGCTGTGCCTCCCCGTCGACATCGTCCGATGCGCGAAGCCAGAGCGCCTCTACCTTGGTTGTTGGCACTTTTCGGACACTGCAGACCTACCCGATGGTACCGGCGTCTTCCCCCACCTCCGTGAGCTCACCATGGTCAACACCTTCTTTGAGGACCGTGACCTTGACCACATGCTCGCCTCGAGCCCTGTTCTCAAGACACTCGTGCCCTTTTTTAGCTTCGACAAACCAAAACATGTTTGCCTCCATGGCCAAAGACTCCAGTGTGTGCTCTTCTGGGAGTCCATGGCGTTTGACCTCGAAGTGGTGGACTCACCACTCCTAAAGCACCTCATCATGTGGGATACATGTCCTCCTGGTCCTATAGGTGATGTGTCACTTATGGGGTTAGGATTCCTAAAG GCTGACACAAAGGTGAGCCCAAGAACCATGCTTCCAAGCGTCAAGATCTTAGCGCTAAAGGTGAATTTGGGTGTCTTCAAGGAAGTTCAAATGCTGTTCAGCTTCATCAGATGCTTTCCCAACATTGAGACCCTACATGTGGAG TCTGCTCGTGTTGATGAACCAACTGGAAAGCACTATGCTGAGTTTTTTAGGGAGCTCAGTCCTATCGAATGTGTCTAG